Below is a window of Malania oleifera isolate guangnan ecotype guangnan chromosome 1, ASM2987363v1, whole genome shotgun sequence DNA.
ataaCTATTTGACTcatggtgtgtgattgattgaaaggtttgattcaagtgtgtggtttctaaaaggatctatctttagatacattagagcttgatttaatatccttggtacgtagaactataattttaattgagggatattttctgcaaattaatatactcagttttgtgattgagtacatgaaataaaactttgtgattttgattgagtgtatattcaagacaaagtttttgctaactagttcacttcaattatataagtgtgcaattttgcaaagtgaaccaagaaccctagtttattccaaaacagtttgaatttatctttacttgaaagttttggttaaaaagggatttgtgtgttgaggcatatcatacataaaacgattttatcgttttcattcattcattagcttcaagttatatcatatgtcaatgttttaggaatttgaattgtactcgccagcttttgttagaagcattgttttttagtgtattttccagattctattgtatacacggtttggtgtatgaaccggtgtgagagaagagagctgtatctcttgtaagcagcggagtaggaggaagttgtgcctcttgtaagcagcaaattgtaagggaagctccatcccactttaaggaacagggttttagtgaatcctttagtgattgctcaaggcgaggacgtaagccaagtaggctgaacctcgtaaaactgggtttgtcttctttcttctcttcactatttattttcagcatcgcatttaatttcctgcttgcttgtgtatgttgaataactttatacgcacttaattgagtaaaaaggaattcattgataaaataactttaattcagacataagttcctatcattaattAGCTAAacttagaaatagggattgattggtaaataggtttcaaagaatttttaaaatacccaattcacccccccccccttcttgggattacaccttaatcaacagagcatatcaccatcactgttTTCTGAGTCTCCTTCTTAAACTACATTCACTAATTTTGAAGAATCATTTTGATTCTctgcattccctttcttccttttcggacactccgattttatgtgcccatttttctgcacttaaaacaccttatgacATTTTTATTCTTGGACTACAATCAAGAATTATTGCTACTCGATCCGTTCcaaaacttgcttctcccacgttcttggttaccctttaccacaagcccttcaccttgtgaaatctcatcgctagccttctttctttgatgaagaCCCAGCAGagcgcttgttacctcttccaaattcagagTTTCTTTACTCCATGTTAGAGTCGTAACCATATTTTCATACGTATGAAACGctggtagggaattcaatagcatcaacgccttgtatgcttcctcaaacttcacatcaaccggCATCAAatcattgattatttgattgaatacattgatgtgttggttcaaatccgaaccctccgTCATCTAAAGCCAATACAACTTCTGCTTAAGATACAATTTGTTTGCTAGAGACTTAAACATATACCGGGTTTCAAGTTTCTACCAAACAGTCGCAGGAGATTCCTCattcatgacgtgatacaacacgtcattggCCAGACAAAGCCTAATAGTCGCCACGACCTTTGCTTCCAAtaccttccaacttgtttcatccatgccttccggtTAACCTCCATATAATGCCTTTACGATACCTTACTACACCAATAAATCTTTAACCCTTCTCTGCCATAGTCTGAAGTTTCCCGTTCCATCgaacttaacaacatcaaactttgcagaaTAAATTCCAGAagtcattacaacaatgctctgataccaatttgttgtgcaaatcaatgcacAACAGAAACAAACAATCTCACAATGCAGCACTTaacagtgaaatatacagaaaacacaatcacgcatattataatgaaagcaataaaacaatgacacgaaaaattatgtggttcgacaatgcctacatccacgaaagtaAATGATAATGaatttttcactatcttgtgtccaaagacacagagttacatcatacaacatgtatatataaatttCCAAGAGGTTTTTCCTCCAAAATCCAACCTAACcaactttccaattcaaaatttgaaaatcaatgcTGAGTAACCaagccaaaccgtcaacagtttctgGCATATTGTCGACGGTTTGAAGTCGAGACCAAACAGTCGATGTAACAACACAAAAAACAGTCGATTGTTTCTCTGCACCTGgcaaaaccgtcaatgattttagGGAAACCTTCAACAGTTTCCTCTCGCATGTTAGTTTCAatgttttctaccatgttttctctttgtacatgtcttccactcaatatatgagccacatattacaaaaaaaaacacaaaatctTGTTACCTAGCTAACTTTGAATAGGTCTACAGGGGAGGGAGGTTAGGGTTTTGataattttgcaaaaaaaaaacatttctttgGTAGGGAAGTGATTGTGTCGCCTTCCTTTAGAACTCAACTCCCTTTGGCACAAAATTTTCACTTATTCAAAATGAATGGAACACAATATTTGGAGTTAATATTACTTATTTGAGTCTTCAGAAACTTATACGTCAAATCCATCACTCTTTCCCCCCTCATCTTTGGAAAGGATTATTGAATTGGAGATTCCTTTTATTATCAAGGATACCATCTGCTTTCTTTCTATTGCAAGAGTATATCCTTGAGATTCTCATTTGATAAGGAACCCTTGTAAAAGAGAGAATAACGAGCTTGTCCCTTTGATTAATGTGCTTCGTTCCTCTTTGGTTCCATTCTTTGAATGGCAAGAGTTTGGAGCTTAAATTCCTTTACCCTCAATTTGAGagtataaatttcaaattttagattTGAATGTGTAAATTTAAACAAAACGTAGTATAGAATTATATTAAATATCTTCCAAATTTACACAAATACTTGAAATCTATGCTTCCAAACACAACCTTAagattttctctcaattttttttttttaaatctttcctTTCTCACTTGACTCATTTTCCAAATGCTACTCCTTTTTGTCCCTTTCTCTTTGATTTGGAATGCTGAAGCCTAAGCTTGTACGTGGACATCCATTCtaggaaaaaaattaataagaaGCTTCAGAAACAAGGGCAGAATAAGTATCCCTCACTTTGAAGCACGGCCTTTGTTTCAAGAGTATGTGGACATCCATtctgggaaaaaaaattaataacaagCTTCAGAAACAAGGGCAGAATAAGTATCTGTCACTTGAAGCATGTCCTTTGTTTTAAGAGTATTTAGCCTCATTTGCACTTGCTTTTTACATCTCCACTTCTCTTGAATCCTTTGGAGCAAGTCGTCTGGTATTTTTGAAGAGATGGGTGTGCCCTTCCTTCCTCATTGGAGGCATTTTGTGCTGTTGTTTATGATGTCAGAGAAGGGGAAGGAGAGAGACTGGCATTTATGACCATCTTGCGGTGTATAGGGAGAAAGAAATGGCAGAAACTCGTAGTAGAATCAAAACATGAACTCATTTTGGCCTAATCAAGGCATTACTTACACCACAGAACATGACTAGAGCTAACTATTCACAACCAGTCTTTGAAAGGTGAACAAACCACTTCAATTTATTGAGTTATAGGCTCTTACAATAATTAAAATACAAAGGATAAATAATATGTACACAAGCAACAATAAGAATGGCAAATTATGTAACATGGCGCAATGCATAGAAACCTTTGTACATTTGGCAGCAGTTTCTCATAGTTTTATCTGTAGGCCTGGACTAATTGTAACCAAATCAATGAAGCAATCAACAGGCACTCTTGTCCCCCATACAACCATTGACTCAAGTTTGCGGCATTTATTTACAAGTTCAAGAAGTCCAATCTCAGTTATGTGACGACAGCTCCACAGGACAATAGTCTGAAAAGAATGGTATGCATGAAATTAGCCTACTACACAGGATCAAAGTCCCATAAAGGAAAGGTCCTTGAAAAATCTTATGCAAAACCAGTTTAGGAGTTAAGATAATTAGAAAAAACTGGTCACATAACCCATACACTAGCAGTAGTTTGTAGCAAAAGACTGCATAGggagggaaagaaagaaaaaagaaattcaacTGCCAAGAAATAAAACTGAGGATATAACCAAGTGAGACAACTGACCTGCAAACAGGGGCAACTATTTGCAATAGAAAATAAAGATTCATCTGTGATAAATGTTCCGCCGATATTCAGGTATTGCAAGGATACAGCTCTTGAAATctaatgaaaaaaagaaaaagaaaaaagaacagaACAATTGAGAAATGTACCATCACTTACTTTAATCATAAAGAACATATCTAACTGGCATGATTCCAACATGTACTTTTCCAAAATATCATAGAAACTGAGTAAATAAAGAAAGAAACCAAAATTATTATCATTGGGATAAAATTTCTGGACACCAGAATAACACAGTAACACTACAGACGCCCAACATAGTGAATGTGCATTGGCAGTCGGCCCTTGGTTGGCAGTTAAAGGACATACCATAATTACCACAGATTTAATTGTAATAGTCAACCAATGAACAATCAAATGGAAAGAATAACATCCTTAATTAAGACTAATTACAAAACCTCTCAATGATAAGTCCAGTGGAAGCTAGATGTTGCGTTTGAATTTCTAGATGTCAAACCAGGGAAAATTCAGAGTGAATAAAAAGACAAGCAGGGCATGTTTCAGGCAACACCTTGCTTCACCTAAAAATTTTACTGGTTCCCCTAAATATTGATATATGTACATCTCATCATCTCAATGGATTTGagtagataaaaaaaaaaatctaatggTAAAAGAATGGAATATATCAATTAAAGATATGAGATGACACTTGGACATGAAAATTTGGTTTATGAGAAATCTCATCAAATGTAGTACCATTTCTTTCTTGAAATACTACTGCGGTGCAAAAAACAATTCTTCAACTACAAAATCTTTGTTTGGCCTGTTTAGTGATTCATAATAAATTTAGGTTGTTCACTAAAAACTAGGGCAAAAGAACTGACCTCCCATGATGTTTGGAaaaaagacactgacctccccctgaggtttcaaaactCCCACAAACCTctcttgacatttgatttttgggacactTATACCCCTAAAAACTCTCATCTTTTTGCAAAGAACAAGGGCAGATTAGCGTCTTTTTCGcaaacctcaagagaggtctgaaattcttgaaacctcaggggaggttgctgcaatttttgaaacctcggggaggttagtgtcttttgccctaaaaaCTAATCACCTGACAATATATCGGATCAGATCATTAGGAGGAAAAATATCCAGGCTATATAGGCCCCAAACAGACCTATAAAATGTTAAAagtgcttgtgtgtgtgtgtgtgtgtgtgagagagagagagagagagagagttttgaggtGACAAGGATGACATACCAATTGAACAACACCTTTGTCAGTGATCCCCGTCATACCCCATAGGGATATTGAAGTCAGGTTGCTGACACACTTTGCCAATGATATTTTGTACAGTCCAGTGTCTGTAATTTGGCAACCCCAACAGCCTCTTGAGCTGAAAGAAGAAATATAAAGAACTGATAAAGTCAACACAACATACACCATTCTGCATCACCATTCAGCAATAAACAAAGACTCATTGTGTTGGTTTTATGCACAAAGCTCCTATGCACTTGTCAAAGTGTGATCTGAACACTTCATCAAGATAAAATGAAGAAATTTCTACCTTTTGTAAAAAAGGCGTTTGAAAGGCCATAATTCTACAACCATGAAACTTTCATGTCGCGAAAATTTGAAAATTacaaaatactaataaaaaatgGGATTGGAACTGTGTTGCATTTCTCCAAGAATTATGTTATTGGGTTCTATTCtaaatgaaatgcaatgaaagaaatactatgACTAGAAAAAATTGCTCATTGAGCAACTTCAGTTAAAGAATGTGCAAGTTTTCAATCAATCATACTCTTCCACGttatttataaaactaaaccACCAACCCAACCCACCCTCAGAGTATTGAACCGATCCAAACCACATCTAACATACTCAAGACTTCAGTTTAGCTTTTTCCTCAAACTTAACCAGTAGGTTTGGTTGGAAATTTGGACCCAATCCAACATACGAACAAAAGGCGATTTAGATTCTGCGAACCATACACTTAAGAGTCATATAGAATATTTTTTACTGTCACTTACTAGAATCTATTTGAGGTGCAAATGCATTAACTAAGATCAACATAGATAACTTATTACTAACATACTCGCAAAAATTCATATCACAAGAGTACTTTTGCAAAAATGGAGCACACCCATTACGAGCTTAACATCGTGCAAGCATAACAACCGACATCAGTGAGATGCAAAAGCAAAGGGAGCAGATGACAGTCCTTTGCATCCTAGCAGGTTTTAGACCCAAGCTGAGGCAGTCTGGTTGCAGATCCTTGGTAGAGCAGAGTTGTAATCCTTTACAATGTATGTACAATTTAACCTAAGAATACTTTCAATTACAACAAGGAGACAGAAGGGTCACAAAGTACTTTGCAAAGGTGAAGTGCATCCATGAAGAACTTAATATTGTGCAACCCATAACAATCAATGTCTGTAAGATGCAAAAGCCAAGGGAGCAGATGATAGTCCTTCGCATCTTAGTGAGTTTGAAACCCAAGTCAAAGAAGTTCAGACCCAGACCCTTGGTAGTGCAGATTCTCACGCCGTTCATGTTTCCTCCAGCCATAGTTTTAAATATCGGTGCATAACAGCTGTTATGTAACAATAGTGGTGGCTTCCAGGGCAGTGACATAGCGATATGCCGATACCTCAGGGGTGCTCCGAACAGACTGTTACAGGCGATTATGGGCCTTACAGTGCTAGATTGACTGTGAATGACTAAAATAGGTTTTTGagtttcttttatattttttgcattttttccttctcttttctctttattgaagcttagaaactcaattttaatttgtttattttagttagtaattttttaataaagaatttcattttttggtttttccTTGACATTTagcatgcatttttttttaataactagcATTCAAATCCACTCAACTTTTTCTCTTATTAAATTACATATGTTCATATTCTaagttctttcatttttattttaatcgtactttttgttggccttacaaggcttaaaaccttgttatcttgttttgatgctaacaaacaagtgaaatttaatgtatttgtgtgagtaatgatatttcagggctcgtatatgagaaagcaaggttaaagtgctcataaggatcaaatgaagcttaaaagagtcaaagcatggatttaaagatgatatatgaaaccttgaagaatatgaggacatgcatgagttgttgaaagccaaggcatattaaagtcaaaagagccaaagaaaggaaaaatgagaaagctcaaagaatatggaagcttgaagaaaatatggactcaatccaaggacaaaacatgaagactcaagaacctagaatgagaaaagttttagaagttttcatgtaagtactttaatgtttaaaatatcgtttgaaatattttgaagctcttaggataacttagacctagatactttttaaaatacctggaaaatatttttataaggctaaaaattattttaaaagggttagaatcatttttggaataaaaagcaccaaaaagggtattttcatttgctgtcagtttttatacagccacattaaggtgcatttttaactatcaaaacctcattattttgaaaagtggtcaacatgaaagttgtaggattttctcttagctttcatttgacaccaagaacacctaatttggagtaatacagaaaaagttatggccaaaacattgaaGCGGGGTCACTGCTGACAGAGAACAAGACAGAATAGGCAAAGAGTTACagcagcaagttcagacgactgaacttgcaacttcagttgactgaacctgcgacatcagacgtctgaacctgacttcaaacatctgaccctgtatctagttctattttaaaagggtttcaggaacttcagatggctgaactcgaaccttcagtcatctgaacaatGTTCAACGGGAAAACttttcaaattctaatattttaaaatatagccgtttgagctccaaactttctaaaaatttgggaaacactctaaggaaacttttgcaacatgaaaacaagtttgaaagcctataaatacatggttttgcaaatcaaaactcatccaagaattgaaaaatctgcttgtaaagctgaaagtactcttgttcttcaaaagctctcttgctcactcattgcaaatctattttgctgagatattctgaagtgctaattcttcctcctctgaattcctactgctaatccttgtctaagaaggatattggtgaattctacacttgagcttcattgtatttcatattgatattttacattcaaagtatatagtgctgaaattgtactaacttgctctttgagagagtatacttgtatgcagattatattttgtttcttgtagttctttgacgattccaagggttgtttggatcgttggctaagcaagaaaatattgcttagagaggtgggctctagcctatgtaaggagtgaccgaatgagggaatatcgtttggagaaggcgggctctagccttaaccaaggagtgttgtaatcggtattattccacccgtcaacggaactgaactagtgaatcctttggtggtttgccaaaggcgaggacataggctgggtataagccgaacctcgtaaaaatctccgtctcattctctctttcccttactctttatttttagcatatttaaattgcggggatggtttaaatttgaaaattatataaactacatatatttggaaatcaaacaaacttaaggtttaattttgatttgggttgcggaaaccgaaagggagtacgttggttacaccatatcttgtggaaatcttacgggagtacgttacttggttaacatctcaaaaataaatttaccaatagtttatttgagttctaaatatttggaaagagtgatttgattcatctatacagggctttacatcagcaagcataaattctcattcactacagggcttaattcaaatttggcaaatataaacaaacaaccatcttgagttgttatattaccaaagtgctgaatactttatatcttggtttggttgtttgttgtttaacttgtacttggcaaataaattgattgtttggcttgaagatattgtttaattgattggttgtttaattgtgttattgattggataaaggaactaagttctcgattgattaaagaattaaacaaacaagtcaagaattggttaaaagaaataaaggaagtttacggtatttcaaaaggaattaaaagaaatttttaaaagccaattcaccccccctcttgggaagctattcctaatttcacttttCTTACAACTAATTGGGAGACAAGAATGCATATGTTCTTGTTTAACATATGGGCAGCTTGGCGCACAAAGCTACTgcgtatgcggggtccggggaaagggcggaccacaatgggtctatattTTGTTTAACATATAAActttctatattttatttttttggatgacAAAAATCCCACTAAAAACTAAACGAGTATAAAAGAAGGCAtcctatattttatatttctttatatttatgattatttAGTTTAAACTTCACTTATAATCAATAAAGTACTGAAAGTAGAAAATACATGCTTCTTCTCACCAATACAAACTAAAGCCACCAAGATGACATCCGATACTTGTACTATGTGTTATACTTAAATTGAttaaaaatttactaaaaatcatCAAAAGCTTTAGTATATGGGAACATTTGAATCTATATGTTTCTAACAAGTTTGCCAAAGCAAAAACTGAATTCACGTACATGGTGTTCGTTACTCATTATGTAAAGTCCGCAATGGCTGCAATCATTACTGTTACGTGGACCATTATTGTTAAACGATGCCTCTGGCACACACTCCTTAGCCTCTGGGTTGGTGTTTGAACCTTTAGCTCCTAGAAGATTGCTTTTGCAGGTAATTTTGGTTTTCCACCAAGTAGTCAAAGAAGTTCCCGAGGTGGTTTGAGTGGTCATGGCAGAAGGGATGGATGTGGTAGAGGCCCTCATCACAAGTTCACTCATTGTGGAGGAGAGGTCATGCGATGAAAAATGTTGGGATCTTCATGGTAAATCACCACGCATAGCAAATGCAACCACTGCAAATCCCAAACTTTTGGGTTGAGCTATTGTGGAGCAGCATACTATATCTATGTTAGAGAAGAGTATTCAAAGTTCCAGCAATATCAAGCATCTTAGCAAGCTTCTATTCCCATCGCATCTCTTGCTCAAATAGGTAAATCTAGCATTTCTCTCAATAGTCTTTGGGTTATAGATTCAGCTCCTCCTCACTATGTGGTAACTATAACCAATTTCTTTCCCATTCTCGTGTATACTGAAAGTTTACCTCATGCTACCCTTGCTAAGGGTCCACTACTATGGTTAAGAAAATAGGGACAGTAAATCCTACTTCTCATGTTTCTCTTTATTTTTGTCCCTCTCAATATTATATTGGTTAGCAAGATCAAAaatattatttccttattttgttGTCATTCAGGATTTGACGATGGGGAAAATAATTGGCGCATGGCAGGAGTCCGGCGGGTCTACTACTTTGactcactatctccttctacTGTTGGTACTGCAGTTGCTACAGCACTCCAAATccattgtcaccttggtcatTCTTCGTTAAACAAGTTAAATAAAACTAGTTCCTACTTTATATGTCTAATCTGGAGTGTGGGTCTTGTCAGTTAGGAAAGCATTGCCGTGTTTCATTTGCTTCTCCAGTCAATGAGTGGACAGTAAGCCCCTTCATGTTAGTCTATTTTGGCACTCATACCGTAACAGATGTCCCTAAAGTACTCTGGACCGATGTTGTGCTAACTGCCATCTCTTTTACGAACAGAATGCGATCCTTTGTTCTTGGTTATAAAATACCTTAAGTCTGTTTTCTTAATTCTTTTTGCCTCATATATTCGAATGTGCGTCCTCTGCTCATCAGTTGACCCCAGGGCTGGATAAGTTGGATCCGACTAATCTACTCAAAAAGGGATATTGCTATTACAGTCCCACCTTGCATCATCTTTTTGTTTGTgcagatgttaccttctttgagtctacgcCATACAGTTTTGATTCCTTGAGCCCTTATGACCTTGATCAGTCCCTTCCTTTACCCAGCCTTCCAGCTTCTAGCTTATTATTCTTGCCAATTTATCCACATCCATTATTTGGATTGAGTCCTTCTCATCCCCTCGGCTGCAAGGAGATTGGAGGGAATTCAGAGAAAGATTTCTTTGGGGAAGCTTAGGGGAGGAGTTTAAATATCACCTTGTTAGATGGAGAGTGACCCACCTCTTCGGGAGGTTTGGGGCTGAAATCCCACCTCACTTACAATAAAAACCTCCTTGGGAAGTGGTCATGGAGGTTCATGAAGGAAAAAAGACCACTTTTGGTGGGATATTATTGTTTCTAAAAATGGGCTTGAGTATAATGATCGGACAATAAACAATAATAGGGGACCCTATGGAGTGggagtttggaaattcatcagGAAAGGATGGGATGATTTCTTCCAATTTGTGTCATTTTGAATGGGAAATGGGGCAAATGTTtacttttggcatgatgtgtggaATGAGAATAGTAATCTTTGAGCTGTCTTTCCTTCCATCTATAGCTTGTCTTGTGACAAAAATGCCCTTATCAGTCATCATCTCCAAATTACTAATCAGGGAATTTTTTGGAATAGTCCTTTTACTAGGAATGTGGCAGATTGGGAACTTCATGCACTCTCTTATTTCTATAGAATTCTCTATAAATTCCGTTAACAAACATCCCCAACAAGCCAAAATGGGCTTTGGACAAAAATAGTGTTTTCATTGTTAAATATTTCTACAAGAAATTCTCATCAATGGGAACAATTTGCGACAACTCCccttggattcacatttggagAACAACAGGCCCtcaaaggttgccttttttgTTTCAGAGTCGACACATGGAAATATTTTAGACAATCTGCATAAAAGAGAGCTTACAGTCACAAATAGGTGTGTTCTTTGTATGGCTGAAGCAGAATCAGTTAACCAAATTCTTCTTCACAGCCCCTGGACAAGGAACTTGTGGAATTTGGTTCTATCCTTAACTGGACAGCAGTGGGTTAGGGCAATTCTGTTGGAGGGGAGATTagggcttggaaaggcatcagagccaccaaggagaagtgaaaggctttgaacctcatccctctcgccatcttttggtgtgcttggaaagaaagaaataagagagcctttAGAGATACAACTACTCCGTTTCAGACTAGCAAAGAGCGGTGGATTGCTGTTGTTTCCAGCTAGATTAGTGGGCAAATTGGTTGATGTTTGTGACACTCTACAAAGTAGTTGATGTTTTGTATCACAGGTTGGCATCCCTTTGATGCCTGGCTAATATAAATTTATccttatttataaaataaaataaaaatatacactTGACAAATATGCTCACCTAATGGCGGCCCTTTAACTTAATCAAATTGTTACAGGTTACCATGCGTTATGTTACTGGTTACTGTATGATAGTGAGGGTACTATTGTCCCTTTGAAGTGTATGAGATATATATTTGAAACTAGAATGAGATATCTTATGTTTGCTTAGATTCTCAAGTGACAATAGATCCTGCTCTCTTTCTCTGACTTGGTATCAAtgatcctaaaaccctaaagctgTAAACATGCACAAGATTTCCCATGCCCTAACTTCAAACAGCATTGCAACACCTCAGGTTTATGCTGCCATTGTCAGAATTATTGCCAGAAGACTCAACTCGTTGCAACCTGACATGGGATAGGAGGGATAGAGGGAAAGAGAGATAAACaagggagagaaagagaaagaggaaaagagaagggaagaagcaaaaagaagaagaggagggaGAAGACAGCATGACAGGAGAAACAGAAACCAATTCTGAATTCAAAAGATCAGTGTCACAAACATATAACTAGTGAAGTATTTAAACCTGACAATTAACTAAAGCACGTATTTACAAAATAATCCCAAGATAACAGAAAATTATGca
It encodes the following:
- the LOC131144280 gene encoding F-box protein At5g67140, translated to MGEDGEAEIDRLPMDLLVHIFVLVSSFTDLAQASGVCRRWRQGVKGSLGRREILSFAGWKMDDDSTARLVRHAYSLKQLDISRGCWGCQITDTGLYKISLAKCVSNLTSISLWGMTGITDKGVVQLISRAVSLQYLNIGGTFITDESLFSIANSCPCLQTIVLWSCRHITEIGLLELVNKCRKLESMVVWGTRVPVDCFIDLVTISPGLQIKL